From Ignavibacterium sp.:
TTCATATATACCTGAATGTTATTTTTTGTTCACAAATTTATGAATACCGTAACAAATAAAAACGCAACCTTTTAGTTGCGTTGGTAATTTTATTGTTAAATCTTATAAGCACGGAAAGGTCAGGAGACCTTTCCCCACAGAATAATTATTTCAATAATATCATTTTCTTACTTTGCTTGAAATTATCTGTAATTAAAGAATAGAAATAAACTCCGCTCGAAAAATCATTAGCAGAGAATTCAACAGAGTAATTGCCTGCATTCAAAACATCATCAACCAAAGTTGTAACCTCTCTTCCGAGAATATCGCTAACAATTATTTTAACAGAAGTCTGTTCAGGAATACTGAATTTAATTTTTGTAGATGGATTAAACGGATTCGGATAATTCTGTTCAAGTTGATAAGAAACAGGTAACTCCGGATCCGTTTGTTCAACCGATAATGGTGCAAAGTTTACAATTCGTAAATCATCAAAATAAATTGTGCCGGTGCTTGGATTGCCGGGGAAATATGTTAGCTGATAACTATCAATTCTCAACGGTGGTTCGAGTACTCCATTTCCAAGCCATGTTCCGGTTTGTCCTTCAGCAAGGTTCCAGTTAACAGCTTTCCAGCCAACCCAATCTATTTCATACCAGGGACTTACTTCATATCCGCCAATGCCCTGATCAATTACACAAAATCTGAAATAGTTTCCGCTTCCATCACCCCAGACAAAAGTCTGAAGAATATTTGTGTTGTCAAATGTTGGAGTAACCGGAGTATACTTTTCTCTTATCAACCAGTTAGAAGCGCTTGTGTTCCAATCATAATTTAATTGCATTGACCTTGTGCTTCCTGTATTAAGATTTACTATCGAAGAGTTAAGAGCCATTGTTGTATTTGCAGGATTTACTCCAACAGTTGAACCGGATTCGGTTGGTTGCCACCAGGAACCAACACCATTTTCAAAATTATCAATCAGAAGTAATTGATTGTATGTATTGCTTCCAGTCGTGAAAGTAAAATCATTTTGTGAAGTGATTTCATTTCCGTAAAGGTCTTTTATTCCCGGAAGAAGTTGAATTGTGTAAGTTTCATTTTCTGCAAGCAATGTCGTAACGAAAAAGTTCAAAGCGCTTTTTCCGTTTACTGTGTAAAATCTCAAAATTCCATTTGCAAAAGTCCCGTTAGAATTTCTGTAAACTTTAACTTTACCCGAAACTGTTGATGTGCTAAGCGGTTCATCGAATAAGATATTTACAACAGGTTTTATTTCAACATCTGTTGAATTTGGGTCCGGATAAACACTCAGAATCTGCGGTGCAGTTACATCCTGCGGTTTTGTGTATATGGTTTTTGTAAAAGCATCTCCGGGAGTTCCGTCGCCATTTCCATCAAATGGATGACCGAATTTTCCCTGGGCAGTTGGATTTATTGTAATCTGGTATGATGAATTAAAGGCAAAGTTTGATGTATTAATTGACAAAGTTTTATCACTGTTGCTCCAGGTGAAAGTAACCCCAACAGAAGGATTAATGTTGATTGCATTTTCAGTGGAAGCTCTATCCATTTGTCGAGAGAAGTTTATGACGAAACTTTCATATCCCGGATAAAGAGTATCATTTGCTGGTGAAGTGCTTGCAACTGTTGGTGGAACATTTGAAATCATCTGCACATCTTTGAATGTAATGAAAGTATCCGGCATTGTAACTGTTGTCAGTAAAGTATCATAACCATTTCTGTAAAACTTAATCGGATGAGTTCCCTGAGGTATGTTTTCAAAGTAGTAAAAACCGTTTCTTAAAAATTCAGGATCATATCCGAAACGATAGAACAAAGATTCATAAGTATCAGTAGTATCAATCTGACCGTTTATCTCTATGATTGCACCGTTGATTGGTAAACCACTTTCATAATCAGTAATTATTCCTGCAACAGTTCCGGCATAAGGTCGCGAAAGATTGTGATATTTTAATATTGTCCAGAACATTGTTTTGGCTTCCATTCTTTTCCAAAGCTCATTCATATTTCTTTGGTTTTGAGTTGGATTAGTATGAAAACCAGCTTCACTAAGTTCTGAAGCCATATTTGTTTCTCTGTTTACCCAAAGA
This genomic window contains:
- a CDS encoding Ig-like domain-containing protein, whose protein sequence is MKIKNLAVITFISLILCNHFDMKAQVTGLSNWNIYLDPGHSQFENMGIYGYSEAEKNLRVGLHLRQMLLNWTDIDTVYICRENDSVQVSLGQRTDQANALGAAHYHSIHSDAASSPTPNSTLLLWGQLGINGPEKYPPGGKKMSDIMVVLLTAGMRTTTRGSIGDRTFYNVPGSTPYLWVNRETNMASELSEAGFHTNPTQNQRNMNELWKRMEAKTMFWTILKYHNLSRPYAGTVAGIITDYESGLPINGAIIEINGQIDTTDTYESLFYRFGYDPEFLRNGFYYFENIPQGTHPIKFYRNGYDTLLTTVTMPDTFITFKDVQMISNVPPTVASTSPANDTLYPGYESFVINFSRQMDRASTENAININPSVGVTFTWSNSDKTLSINTSNFAFNSSYQITINPTAQGKFGHPFDGNGDGTPGDAFTKTIYTKPQDVTAPQILSVYPDPNSTDVEIKPVVNILFDEPLSTSTVSGKVKVYRNSNGTFANGILRFYTVNGKSALNFFVTTLLAENETYTIQLLPGIKDLYGNEITSQNDFTFTTGSNTYNQLLLIDNFENGVGSWWQPTESGSTVGVNPANTTMALNSSIVNLNTGSTRSMQLNYDWNTSASNWLIREKYTPVTPTFDNTNILQTFVWGDGSGNYFRFCVIDQGIGGYEVSPWYEIDWVGWKAVNWNLAEGQTGTWLGNGVLEPPLRIDSYQLTYFPGNPSTGTIYFDDLRIVNFAPLSVEQTDPELPVSYQLEQNYPNPFNPSTKIKFSIPEQTSVKIIVSDILGREVTTLVDDVLNAGNYSVEFSANDFSSGVYFYSLITDNFKQSKKMILLK